In Salmo trutta chromosome 24, fSalTru1.1, whole genome shotgun sequence, the DNA window acacaaacacactaatcactactgaaaacaacacAGAGGAGGGAAACGTCTGTGGGGAGTGTGTTGACTGGTCACAAACATATTATGCATACATACACAATTTATGGGTGCAGCCTGCAAAGTAAaaggaacaaacacacacacacacacaccattaaacAGGGTGGaagaacacacacgtacacaaacttacacacacacagacacactcgcCCTCTCTCATacctcctccagcctcctcctTTGCTCTTTCTGCTGCTCGATGCGTTTCTGCCTCTCTGCCAGTAGTTGGCGCTTGTACTCCTCCTGCTCCCGGAGCTGCTGCTCCTGCAAGAGCTGCTGTCTGCGCAAGGCCTCCGAGCGCTCCTTGTTCTCCTGCTGCAGACGGATGAAGTCCCTACGCAGGGTTGATTCCCCTGGCTGGTTCACTATGGAGCTACGGGACAAAGCGATACGTTAATATGGAGCGCTATAGACCGAAAAGACATGTTAGCTAACGCATTTGCTATTAGTATGTTGGCTAGTTTTTGGATTGATCCATGTGGGTTAGTTACCtgggctccccctcctgctcctgagcttcctcctcttcttcttcactCCCACTGTACTCATACTCTGTATCATCTACAGAAGAGAGGAAAGGGTGAGAATGTTTCAAATGTCTTCTGGAGATGTCTTAGAgaagactagtgtgtgtgtgtgtgtgtgtgtgtgtgtgtgtgtgtgtgtgtgtgtgtgtattagtatgTCTAAGACTcacccttctcccccctcttcttCTTGGTGCGGTCGATGTGGTCTTTGAGCTGGATGCGGACCTGCCTCTCGTTGGGCTGGTCCCTGATGAAGGGGTGTTTCAGCAGCTGGTCGGTGGGGGGCCGCTGGGTGTAGTTCTTCACCAGGGAGCCTTCAATGAAGCTGCAAAACTTCTTAGACCTGAGGAGCGGAGAGGAGCCATTTGTTACTTTTATGAGCCTATGCTGTATCTACCAGGTGATGTTAGCTGAGCTATGAAAGAGTTTCACCAGTATCATTTTTCACAGTGGGATTGTAAAATCGTGGTTTAAATGTCTGAAATCATAAGGGCATAGATTAGTTACATACCATTTCTTTGACTTGAGTCGAGGAGGAGGGTTTCTGGGGATGAGGAAGAGCGCTCTCATTGGATGCATATCGCACAGCGCTGGAAGACAAAACAAACACCGATAATTTCAAGCAGGTTAGCTTGCTGGGAAAAAATAGTACTGTAGAAGTCCAatagtaatttttttatttatttaactaggcaagccagttaagaacaaattattattttcaatgactgcctaccccggccaaaccctcccctaacctggacgatgctgggccaattgtgcgccgccctatgggtagTAATAGAGTGGCTGTACTTACGAGGAGCTCCCTCAGCCATCTCTATAGCTGTGATTCCAGTGGACCACAAGTCACTCTGCAGGAGAAAACACACTATGAGAGATATGGACACAGccaccattgtgtgtgtgtgtgtgtgtgtgtgtgtgtgtgtgtgtgtgtgtgtgtgtgtgtgtgtgtgtgtgtgtgtgtgtgtgtgtgtgtgtgtgtgtgtatgaatctATAAATGCATGCATCTATATAGGATGGTATTACcaccctctctggtcatgacaaCATCTACCCCAACCtgctactgtactgtctgtactgtcccATCAGCCTACACAGCCACATACAATGGCACAAACGCAAGCAGCTATCAATCAACTAACTTTACATAGAACTGGACACTGACAGCCATTAGCAGATAGCAGCATGGTGTTATTGAGCGCATCTTACTCTGTAGTCGTAGGTGGCGTCTGGGTTCTCGTCGCAGGCAATGACCTCGGGCGCCATCCAATAGGGTGTCCCGATGAAGGTGTTCCTCCGGCCCACTGTCCGGTCCAGCTGGGCGCTCACACCAAAGTCcactggaggaggggggagaagaccAGTCAGAACCAGTTCAAACTAGTTTAGTCCCATGTATCATGTTTCAAACCAGCCTCAGTTTGAATCAGACTAATTTCAACCAGTTTAAACCAGTCTAGCCTCTTGTATCAAATCATCTCAAACCGATTGAAACCAGTGAACTCACCCAGTTTGACCTCAGCATTCTCAGTCAGCAGCACGTTCTGGCCCTTGATGTCACGGTGGATCACATGGTGGGCGTGCAGGTGAGCCAACCCCTGAGGAGAAACAGACCATCATGAGACCACAGATACCAGCATGCAACAGCAGGGGAAGCGTGCAGGAAGTAAAAGTAGACTCACCCTGAGGATCTCACGGGAGATGTAGGCGATCCAGTCCTCCTTCAGTGTGTTGCCCTTGGTGTTCTTCACCAGGTCTGTGATAGAGCCTGCACCACAGAACTCCATCACCAGCTAGAGAcccatagagagagagcgagttagTCATGTACACATATGCgtggcgcacgcgcacacacacacacacacacacacacacacacacacacacacagcagccataACAGTGTAGATGTAAAAGGTTAGAGACACAGCTGTGAAAACAATAGACGTggtaccagtggtggaaaaagttcccaattgtcatacttgagtaaagtaaagataccttaatagaaaatgactcaagtaaaagtgaaagtcacccagtaaaatactacttgagtaaaagtctaaaagtatttggttttaaatatacttatgtatcaaaagtaaatataattgctaaaatacacttaagtatcaaaagtaaaagtaagcaaaccagacggcacaattttcttgtttttgttatttgcagatagccaggggtacactccatcactcaaacatcatttacaaacaaagcatgtgtgtttagtgagtcagtcagatcagaggcagtagggatgacaagggatgttctctgtttagtgagtcagtcagatcagaggcagtagggatgacaagggatgttctctgtttagtgagtcagtcagatcagaggcagtagggatgacaagggatgttctctgtttagtgagtcagtcagatcagaggcagtagggatgacaagggatgttctctgtttagtgagtcagtcagatcagaggcagtagggatgaccagggatgttctctgtttagtgagtcagtcagatcagaggcagtagggattacaagagatgttctctgtttagtgagtcagtcagatcagaggcagtagggattacAAGGGATGTTCTCTTTGTGAactggacaattttcctgtcctgataagcattcaaaatgaaattagtacttttgggtgtcagggaacatGTATGAAGGAAAAGTACAtactttttttaaagaatgtagtgaagtaaaaattgtcaaaaatataaatagtaaagtaaagtaaagtaaaaaaatgtttttacaaataAAACTACTTAACTacttttaagtatttttactCAAGTCATTTACACCACTGCATGGTACTTGTGAGAGAACCCCtcactccctttccctccctctctttctaagTAAAGCAGAGATGGATGGCAATAAACAGGGAGTAACCCTGGCCTGGAGGAACCTATAGttaaatccctctctctctcgctccatccctccttcccctaTCTCACTGGTCGCTCGTTCTCAGCAGCACCTCTATCTCTGAGAGATAAAAAGCCCCAGAGTCTGAAAGGGGCCATTAAAGGTAACACTAGCAGGCAAACACACAGGGACTGgccggggagggagggagggagtggagagctATTGTTGAcccagagagaaaggaggagaggaagggggagttCAAACCACCCAGCCTTTAGGGAGGACTGTTCatgtttttaattgaaccttgatttaactatgcaagtcagttaagaacaaattcatatttacaatgacagcctaccaaaaggcctcctgcggggacgggggctgggataaaaaaaaatatatatatatatatatatatatatataggacaaaacacacatcacgacaagagagacaccacaacacaacataaagagagacctaaaacaacagagcaaggcagcaacacatgacaacacagcatagtagcaacacaacatggtagcaacacaaaacatggtagaaacattattgggcacagacaaccgtacaaagggcaagaaggtagagacaacaatacatcacgcgaagcagacAACTGTCAGTTAGTCCAtgtttgagtctttgaatgagatagagataaaactgtccagtttgagtgtttttttgcagctcgttggAGGGAAGGATGGTTTGAAGGGGATATATCTGTAGCCACTCATTCATAGATGGTTGTAGTGAGGAGGACTATGGATGACGAGGTAGGTAGACTGAGGATGGTAGCTCCTATTGAACATAACTAGCAATGTCATTCTATGACACCATTGTGGAGGCTGGAGGTGTCCAACTAGTTTAGGCTTGAGTTTTAGGTAGAGGTATTTGGGACTGAGGGATAGACTAGgtaaacacacactcacccatAGCTGGTCGTCATGTCCTGGTGGGCTCTTCTTGATGAAGGCTCCGTAATAGGTGGCTATGTTTCTGTGGTGGGAGTACTTCTTCAGCATATTAATCTCCAGTTtaatctcctcctcttcatcctagacacacacacacacacacacagagtgagagagagagagaaaaagagagatagagagcgagagagagagagagaaagaccattAATAAAGCTAATAAATTCCCATTGCCctggagacggggggggggggggtaattttATGAAGTAATGGAGCGAAtcataacaaacaaaacaaatattcatTGTTCTATTTGTCCCGGCCAGGGAACACGTCCTAGAGACATGTGAACTGATAACAGTCTCATCTGGGAGCCCCCGGTGACAaacaaccaccacacacacccacacaccctaaCGAGCTCTTTGTTTTGTGTATGATGGTCTATGAACTGACACTCCATAGGTTGTTTACCCCTCATGGCATTTCCAGAGGGGACGTTTGTTGTAATCATGACAACAATAACAGAAACAGAATGCTATTTATTCAACCAGATTGAGCCTGGTAAATACCACCATTTATTGACTTTCAGTCACAACGAGAATGTTGACGAGCATGGAAGTGAAAATGGCACGTTCTATATCGTAAATGATAATGGAGCCAAATAAACCAATATTatcacacaggcacacgcacacagtgTATGATTCACTCATAAACCATTCTCGCCGGTAAAACATTGATTTAGCAGTGGTAAAACATTGATTTAGCAGTGGTAAAACATTGATTTATCAGTGGTAAAACATTGATTTATCAGTGGTAAAACATTGATTTATCAGTGGTAAAACATCGATTTATCAGTGGTAAAACATTGTTTTATCAGTGGTAAAACATTGATTTATCAGTGGTAAAACATTGATTTATCAGTGGTAAAACATTGATTTATCAGTGGTAAAACATTGATTTAGCAGTGGTAAAACATTGATTTAGCAGTGGTAAAACATTGATTTAGCAGTGGTAAAACATTGATTTATCAGTGGTAAAACATTGATTTATCAGTGGTAAAACATTGATTTATCAGTGGTAAAACATTGATTTATCAGTGGTAAAACATTGATTTAGCAGTGGTAAAACATTGATTTAGCAGTGGTAAAACATTGATTTATCAGTGGTAAAACATTGATTTAGCAGTGGTAAAACATTGATTTAGCAGTGGTAAAACATTGATTTAGCAGTGGTAAAACATTGATTTAGCATCACTTTTTATAACGCTCCCTCAATTTGTGGTCTTCATGTTGGTGGGATGACCTGCCATTTTTTTTACTCATCgtcttattaatgaagccggtgacttaTGTGGTACTCCCTGATCATATTCTAGTCCTGTACCTTGgcttcattggaccacttctgtattgagcgcgtcactggtacttcctgttagtttttgcttgtaagcaggaatgagGGAGGATAGAGGTAGTTACCGTCAGATTTGCAAAATGGAGGGTGAGCTTTGTtggcatctctgtgtgtggagtaaaggtaggtggtctagagttttgtaGCCTCTAGTTGCTTAGGTGACATTTCTGGtagatttaagttttcctgcattaaaatcaccggccactaggagcgccgcctctggatgagcatttttttgtttgcttaaacagcttgttgagtgtggtcttagtgccagcatcggtttgtggcgATAAATAGACGGCTATGGAAAAGATAGATGAAAACTCCCTTGGTAAATAATATGGTCTATAGCTTACCAtaaggtattctaactcaggcgagcaaaatcttgagacttccttaatattagagattgcgcaccagctgaTGTTAACAATAAGACACACATCCATTGAGCTTACCTGACGCTGCCGTTCTGTGCtgccgatgcatagaaaaaccagctagaatattatccatgtccttgtgtTCAGCCTAGTTtctgagaaacataggatattacagtttttcaggtcccgttgataggatagtttcaaatggagctcatccagtttgttctccagtgattgttgtacattcgccaatagaacagagggcAGAGGCAGATTATTTACTTTCCGCCGTAGCTTCATTAGGGTGCATGCGCATCGGCCTCTATatcgctgtctctttctcttccgGATCAGGGCCAGGTCcggggtgagcagtatgtcctgtaccactgactctctgttctgatgtccagaagctcttttcggtcataggaaatggaggagacattatgtacaaaaaaaggtaAGCtcacaaaatagcagaattggtcaggagcacGTGAAACATCTGCTATACATTCCTGTGCCATTCTTCTCTCAGTCTGCACTCTCCACAACCTCGTATTTTCATCACCCCATCTTCTATCCCCCAGTTCTCTCATAGCCCGGATGCCATTTTCACAACTCTAACTCATGTGTAGGAAGTGAGATAATGATGGTGGGAGGTGTTAACAAGGGTGGCCATCTTACAGATAGCATCACACACAATGGAAAGAATAAGGGTGATGGGTCACCCTTTTTAATACCTCCCACCATCATTACCTCACTTTCTACAATAAAGATATTCAGCTAAGAGAGTGAGCTAAGAGAGTGAGAAGAGATGAGTTGAGACAGTgcacgagagagaaagagagagcaagagagaaagagagagagagcgaacaagagggagagaggaaagatggagagactGTTTGAATCAGGGCTTTTGCTAATAACTTCTGACTCCTATTGAATCCCAGTGAATTAGCCTCCAACAGCAGCCTCTCTGCTAGGTTAGCTTGAGGAGCAGGACTCTAGATACTACAGTCCTCTGCTCTAGTACACCTAATGTGATTAGAAGTTATACAgtcagagaggcagggagaggaatGGTAGGAAGAGAAAGAGCaaaaggaagggagagaagagagatgggtaGTGATGGgaagagagcaagacagagagagaagaagcaaGAAAGAGGGCGGGAAAGTGAgcaagagaaaaggggagagcaagagagagaaaggagacagcAGGCAGGAGAGGTGATGAGAGACGAGTGGCTGAGCGACTTAAAACCCTCCCATAATCCCACTGCACTTCAAATGAACCTTCTGAGAGGAAAGAAAAACAAACTCTTCCCCTTCTCTTTCGTTCTTCCActcttctctatttctctctccctcactccctctctctgtgctgtATGTAGGACAGGAAGTGGTATCTGGGTCAGAGCACATATGCTGAAATGAGCCTGTAGAGTGAAGCTAAAACTATACTGGAGCTGTCTGTAGCTCTACTGTAATATGTTATATTCACaggaacacacagaacacacatacatGGTAGGGAGCTTGGGCAGAAGCACTGGGTTTACAATACAAGGATATGTTCCCATCTTAGGCGTAGACCCTATAACTGGTGTGCACCACCCCTACACATACATCAATGATGCTACCTGGCTCTCTGCTTATTCAAGTAGTACTATACCATTGTATACACAGTGAAATAGTACTGGGCAATTCCACTGTAACGGAAAAATGTatgccaaaaaaaaaacattgatttcaagtttaacaaaccatacaactatatgcacaatgactactttgaacaatttacaaagtaaatcaaaaaaatatatatttactggAAAAACTCTGCAGATgcagtaaaatctccctcagttgtattctgttaccaaacattgtatctgcacagttcttcctgtaAATGTGTTTGGTAAATTCTccgtggaaattgttaaaagttgcCTTTTTACAAAGaggtgtatggtttgttaaactttgaaatcaatttGTTTTTTTAAGTATACATTTTCAAGTGAAAAATCTGGGTCTCTGTTTCCATGCTCTACAAACAGATGTTTTCTGCTGACCACGAGTTCCTGGATGACACATATCATATGTACTGAATCCTGTAAATCCACTAGACTAGCCTATCCCCCTGCAGGACAACGATAGAAGATCAAGCTTTTCAAAAACAAACATGTTACCACAACCCAACTAATTCCCTCTCTTGGCAAACACCCCAACCCCAACTGAAGTGTTTATTTTACAAAACAGCTGAACAGGGAGAAAATGACCCCTTTCCAAAACTCTCTTCGCAGAAAAGAGTTGATGTGTGAAAGATCTCTAACAAGCGTAGATCACCAGTAGGACTGTATAAATACAAGCCACACGCCAATAGTCAGACAGTCTGGCAAACAGAAtccatctctcattctctgtcCTCCTACTCACTCTATCCATCCTTCTCCCTGTCCTAATCGTTATTTTCTTCTGATTTTCTTTTGCGTTATTGACATGTGAAATAAAAGGATGGTGCTTGGATGTTTTTTTCCTCAATCAGTAACAGGGTAGGAATATGCTTTGTCATGTAGACAAATACTGTCTGTAACACTTGCCTAGTGACAATAGTCTGGGTCTGTCTTTCTGTTCACACTTAGTatacacgcacgcaaacacacacacaaacttcttACATGCAGTATGCCAAGATAAGAGGAGTGTGTAACGCAAATAGTGATGACACACCAGTTCTTCTTCAACACGTAGTGTAGGAAACTTCTGAGTCACATCcagtgtgtattactgtgttgAGCTCAGATTCTTGACCTTCATTCTCACTGTAGGAGCCGTTTTGGCCCGTTTATGTGCCATTTTATGTGttgtgtatacagtaccagtcaaaagtttggacacacctactcattctttattttttactattttctacattgtagaataatagtgaagacatcaaaactatgaaataacacatatggaatcatgtagtaaccaaaaaagtgttaaataaatcaaaatatattttatattcttcaaagtagccaacctttgtcttgatgacagcttgcactCTCTTTGCATTCTcctaaccagcttcatgaggaatgcttttctaacagtcttaaaggagttcccacatattctgagcacttgttggctgtcaatccttcactctgcagtccaactcatccaaaaccatcccaattgggttgaggtcgggtgattgtggaggccaggtaatctgatgcagaactccatcattctccttggtcaaatagcccttacacagcctggaggtgtgatttgtgtcattgtcctgtggaaaaacaaatgatagtaggaccaagcgcaaaccagatgcgatggcgtatcgctgcagaatgctgtggtagccatgctggttaagtatgccttgaattctaaataaatcacagacagtgtcaccagctaagcacctccacaccaccacacctcctcctccatgcttcacggtgggaaccacacatgcggagatcatctgttcacctactctgcgtctcacaaagacacggcggttggaaccgaaaatctcagatttggactcaaaggacagatttccaccggtctaatgtacattgctcgtgtttcttggtccaagcaagtctcttcttattattggtatcctttagtattggtttctttgcagcattttgccatgaaggcctgattcaagcagtctcctctgaacagttgatgttgcaatgtgtctgttacttgaactctgtgaagcatttatttgggctgcaatcggaGGTGCAGTTAAGTCTAATGAAGTTATCCtaagcagcagaggtaactctgggtcttcctttcctgtggcgatcctcatgagacccggtttcatcatagctcttgatggtttttgcgactgcacttgaagaaactttcaaatttcttgaaattttccgtattgactgaccttcatgtcttaaactaTTGATTGATTGTCGTTTCTCTtaccttatttgaactgttcttgccataatatggacttggtcttttaccaaatagggctatcttctgtatactacccctaccttgtcacaacacaactgattggctcaaacacattaagaagtaaagaaattccacaaatgaacttttaacaaggcacacctgttcattgaaatgcattccaggtgactacctcgtgaaactggttgagagaatgccaagagtgtgcaaagctgtcatcaaggcaaagggtagctacattgaagaatctcaactataaaatatattttgatttgtttaacacttttttggttactacatgattccatatgggttatttcagtgttgatgtcttcactattattctatatgtcgaaaatagtaaaaataaagaaaaagccaggaatgagtaggtgtgtccaaacttttgactggtattgtatgttgTCTGTCAAGGGTTATTTCTACTTGTTTTGTACACTAGAGGGCACTATATGTTAGGGTCATGGGTCACTGGTCACATGTATACcggtctttctataaataatggggccaatgtgtgacattgggataaacatttcaaaatggtttgaaacaaaaataaaaagtaagtacacagttccacatgtgtacttagaggaaattggcctataactccacctatacaacaacatagacctaggactacaCATTCTTtaagcagggttcatacagacattggcaagtcaaattcaaggactttcaggGACTTTTTCAAACACTTAATTGTTATTTTAACTGGCCTCAATGTTATACAATTGTATCATTTACATATGGCCTAATATTGAATCCCCCACCTTCCCCCAAAAAGCATgcaattcttttttttaaattaccacTAAGAATAATTCATTTTTTTGGCTTTGCCAATGCATTGATATTCAAAGTATTACATAACAAAAATGTGAGAACAGTATGGACATTACCTGACTAAATAGATTGGATGTTTGCATGATGATTTTTCTGTAGCCCATGTGGCCGACGCAGGTACACATAATAAACCCATGAATAGTGGTAGCATTAATCTCACTATTTGAATCTCACCATTGTTGTTTTTATATTGAGAAAGTGTCCAAAAAGCAGGTACATTTTTTAATGGAAGGATTTGAATGGAAAGCCAAGTTGAAGCCAACAGATGTCGTCCTCATAATAAACGCACATGATTTTACCGAAACAGAGTATTGCAACACCCTTCAATTGAAGCGGCGGGAAACAATCGAAAGTGGCCACATCTCTCACAAAAACTGACACAAAATGTAATCACGGATAATTATAAGGGAGCAGGAGGACTTTTCAAGCACCAAATTGAGGAAATGTCAAATTTTCAAGGTAGGCCTATTCCAGTACTTTCTGAGCTCCAAATTCAAGTTCAAGTGTCATTCGGAAAATTCCTTCCTGGATCAGATGACGATATGTGAAAATATTACAATGTAACTAAATCAAGGTAAGGTGAACTCTTCGGTTTGAAGCATTTGATTTTGCAATCACATTTattattttggatttgtgtgcccatgaaaacaGTTTTGACCCCGTAACATAAGACACAAAATGTTACAGagttacactgcatttctgagatcTCGATACATAAAACTGTCCAACAGCTAGATCCAGGATTCTTACAGGGTTTAACTTTAATGTCCAATTTAACTGATTAATGCTTAATATATAATATAACGACAACTTACACTGCCACTGTGAATTTTATATAGCTATGACTCCCCCCCTTATCTTAATGTAATGACATGCTGAATGAATTGCTGATTAttatcaatgacttatcaacagctgtaaATAGTTGTCCAGTGTAGGAAATTCTCACTGGTgccctagtttatagaaagacccatataGGTAGCAGAGGAAGGGCTTTTTTCCACCAATGCGAATGGTTCTTTCCGTTGCCAGTGGCTTTTCAAAAggatctctctcactcacacacacacacacacacacacacacacacacacacacacacacacacacacacacacacacacacacacacacacacacttctaaagGATGTCACACTGCTTGCTTATCAAGTACCACTTCCTCCAAATTCAGCCCATACCTGGCACGAACTCCAGACCTCTGTCTTGCTAGCAGACGTGACCGCTCTCCTGAAGTGTCTTACCAGTCAGCACCATGTGAAAAGCCAGCTATTCACTCCATCCAGCTCCAAACACAAACTCAGCTTTGTGGCATGAAGAGGGAAAAAACTACAGAGGTTGAAGCCCTACATTCATATAAGCCTGATATTATAGCTATTTTAGGAGGGAAAATATTGACTAGGGGAattgaggaaaggagagagagcaggggggcgGTGGAGGTTAATCTTGGCAACTACTACTATCCAGCTATTTGTGTTTTGGTTATATTTAAGACATATCTAGGGCCTCAGATGCAATAAAAATCGACTTGGGATATGTCCCAAATCTACATGGGCTATAATGTGGGTGGCTATAGAGTATTTATGGTCAAACATAGCTGGAACCTTGAGTCAAGTACTATTCTGTGATCCCAGCTTCTAACCCGATTTGGTCTTGACACCAGGTCTGACATTGGATGTCATTTTACTATCTACTCCTTTGGttcttaaaaaataaatgttcctcTGAGGAGCCTATTGGTGGGAATATAAAGTCTAGAATAAGTCCAATGAAGGATTAGACAGTGATGTCATAAATCACCGGATTATTCAGGAAGTAGTAGTAAATGAGCACTGGGAACCAACATGGAACTCCTAATGAATGGAAGTGAATGTGTGGGAGACAAAGGACTACCAAGTAAAGGTGTGGAGACTGCCAAGTGAAACTGTCAGTCAAACCAGCGCTCTGTTATATCACACACAAAACTCTCCCAATCGAGCGAAGGCTTACCTCTGTGACATCCATGACCTTGATGGCCGCCAGTTGTCCTGTCTTGACATGTCGgccctgcagagagagacagagaaagagaccgggagagacagagagagagacagacagagagagagaccgggagagagacagagagagagatgagtgaacaacatCATTTCAGCCCTGATATGCAAAGTATCCAAGTGACGTAGTTTCAGTCAGAAAGAGCTTGAGTGCTTGACCCCAGGCACAGTACTGGTGATTCCTTCATTCCTAACCACGAGCGGACACTTCACATGACAATCATGGAAACTATAACGGCAGATATCAGGTACGTAAGTAACAACCCTGTCCATCTTTACGGCCCCATGCTAGTCTTTAGTTACCTCAGAATGTAAATCATTCTAACCATTGCAATCTTCAATGACATAATATTTTCTATTAACAGAAGAGGTAGCGGAATAGTAAGGGAGGGGGTTAATGAGGGGGTCACAGGGTTTTGCTGGTCTGACTGGGAGCATGAGCAGACTAGAACGATGACTAGA includes these proteins:
- the map4k4 gene encoding mitogen-activated protein kinase kinase kinase kinase 4 isoform X12, producing the protein MANESPAKSLVDIDLASLRDPAGIFELVEVVGNGTYGQVYKGRHVKTGQLAAIKVMDVTEDEEEEIKLEINMLKKYSHHRNIATYYGAFIKKSPPGHDDQLWLVMEFCGAGSITDLVKNTKGNTLKEDWIAYISREILRGLAHLHAHHVIHRDIKGQNVLLTENAEVKLVDFGVSAQLDRTVGRRNTFIGTPYWMAPEVIACDENPDATYDYRSDLWSTGITAIEMAEGAPPLCDMHPMRALFLIPRNPPPRLKSKKWSKKFCSFIEGSLVKNYTQRPPTDQLLKHPFIRDQPNERQVRIQLKDHIDRTKKKRGEKDDTEYEYSGSEEEEEEAQEQEGEPSSIVNQPGESTLRRDFIRLQQENKERSEALRRQQLLQEQQLREQEEYKRQLLAERQKRIEQQKEQRRRLEEQQRREREMRRQQEREQRRREQDDKRRMEEVERRRKEEEERRRAEEEKRRADREQEYIRRQLEEEQRHLEILQQQLLHEQAMLLVRPNSADERYRKNIQGSPQAAQVKVQPPVPPRAAETVANGNAPVAAPPAMHRPMEAQVQGSHLAALKSSIATPPLVSRSHSFSEPIVPGFAHLNLRSQEQHHQPAPSPSSSSPARTDLQPHPQPRATPLEKAPTDDSPPRVRTGLSPGKGEWTGSHSTALLGSLNCRQLDW
- the map4k4 gene encoding mitogen-activated protein kinase kinase kinase kinase 4 isoform X13, translated to MANESPAKSLVDIDLASLRDPAGIFELVEVVGNGTYGQVYKGRHVKTGQLAAIKVMDVTEDEEEEIKLEINMLKKYSHHRNIATYYGAFIKKSPPGHDDQLWLVMEFCGAGSITDLVKNTKGNTLKEDWIAYISREILRGLAHLHAHHVIHRDIKGQNVLLTENAEVKLVDFGVSAQLDRTVGRRNTFIGTPYWMAPEVIACDENPDATYDYRSDLWSTGITAIEMAEGAPPLCDMHPMRALFLIPRNPPPRLKSKKWSKKFCSFIEGSLVKNYTQRPPTDQLLKHPFIRDQPNERQVRIQLKDHIDRTKKKRGEKDDTEYEYSGSEEEEEEAQEQEGEPSSIVNQPGESTLRRDFIRLQQENKERSEALRRQQLLQEQQLREQEEYKRQLLAERQKRIEQQKEQRRRLEEQQRREREMRRQQEREQRRREQDDKRRMEEVERRRKEEEERRRAEEEKRRADREQEYIRRQLEEEQRHLEILQQQLLHEQAMLLVRPNSADERYRKNIQGSPQAAQVKVQPPVPPRAAETVANGNAPVAAPPAMHRPMEAQSLTDDKVDRSGPLMGSSNVFDTSWVTAYPPPLC
- the map4k4 gene encoding mitogen-activated protein kinase kinase kinase kinase 4 isoform X14, encoding MANESPAKSLVDIDLASLRDPAGIFELVEVVGNGTYGQVYKGRHVKTGQLAAIKVMDVTEDEEEEIKLEINMLKKYSHHRNIATYYGAFIKKSPPGHDDQLWLVMEFCGAGSITDLVKNTKGNTLKEDWIAYISREILRGLAHLHAHHVIHRDIKGQNVLLTENAEVKLVDFGVSAQLDRTVGRRNTFIGTPYWMAPEVIACDENPDATYDYRSDLWSTGITAIEMAEGAPPLCDMHPMRALFLIPRNPPPRLKSKKWSKKFCSFIEGSLVKNYTQRPPTDQLLKHPFIRDQPNERQVRIQLKDHIDRTKKKRGEKDDTEYEYSGSEEEEEEAQEQEGEPSSIVNQPGESTLRRDFIRLQQENKERSEALRRQQLLQEQQLREQEEYKRQLLAERQKRIEQQKEQRRRLEEQQRREREMRRQQEREQRRREQDDKRRMEEVERRRKEEEERRRAEEEKRRADREQEYIRRQLEEEQRHLEILQQQLLHEQAMLLVRPNSADERYRKNIQGSPQAAQVKVQPPVPPRAAETVANGNAPVAAPPAMHRPMEAQPPF